The Siniperca chuatsi isolate FFG_IHB_CAS linkage group LG2, ASM2008510v1, whole genome shotgun sequence genome window below encodes:
- the chchd4b gene encoding coiled-coil-helix-coiled-coil-helix domain containing 4b, which yields MSSVRNEGKDQIIFVTKEDHASPSSAELVEEDPDDPYEERGLILPSGEINWNCPCLGGMASGPCGSDFKDAFSCFHYSKEEVKGSDCLEQFSAMQECMQRYPELYPQEDEKVPQEQSSETDQTSQDSASAETSGANPTSATEQDSNITQPSTEGSVES from the exons ATGAGCTCGGTCAGAAATGAAG GTAAAGACCAAATCATCTTTGTCACCAAAGAGGATCATGCATCACCCAGCAGTGCTGAGCTCGTAGAGGAAGATCCTGATGACCCATATGAGGAGCGAG GTCTGATTCTTCCCAGTGGGGAGATCAATTGGAACTGCCCCTGCCTGGGTGGGATGGCCAGTGGTCCCTGTGGGAGTGATTTTAAGGACGCCTTCTCCTGTTTCCACTATAGtaaggaggaggtgaagggcTCTGACTGCCTGGAGCAGTTCAGTGCCATGCAAGAGTGTATGCAGCGTTACCCGGAGCTCTATCCTCAAGAAGATGAGAAGGTGCCACAAGAACAATCATCAGAAACAGACCAGACGTCACAAGACTCTGCATCCGCAGAAACGTCAGGTGCAAACCCAACATCTGCTACTGAGCAAGACTCTAATATCACACAACCCAGCACAGAGGGCTCAGTGGAAAGCTAA
- the uroc1 gene encoding urocanate hydratase isoform X1 translates to MSSLKEICSGLPLDPLPLNRGRDPNVPHAPMRTPNLTGEEERLALRNALRYFPPSHHATLAPEFAQELRQYGHIYMYRFCPTIRMRAYPIDQYPCRTCQAASIMLMIMNNLDPAVAQFPQELVTYGGNGQVFSNWAQFRLVMRYLSEMTEEQTLVMYSGHPMGLFPSLPSSPRAIITNGMVIPNYSSKEQYEKMFALGVSMYGQMTSGSYCYIGPQGIVHGTMLTVLNAGRRYLGSDDLRGRVFVTSGLGGMSGAQAKAAVIAGCVGVIAEVDEVPLKKRHEQGWLMEVTNSIEHCIKRIREAKTSKTPLSLGYHGNIVDLWERLLLEYERTGQLLVDLGSDQTSLHNPYNGGYYPVQLSFCQANQLMSADPNRFRTMVQESLRRHIKAINKLSDAGMFFWDYGNAFLLEAQRAGAEVEKVGGGATEFRYPSYVQHIMGDIFSLGFGPFRWVCTSGDPQDLAVTDDIAATVLEEISANVTDRIRQQYNDNIRWIREAGKHKMVVGSQARILYSDQRGRVCIALAINRAVADGRVSAPVVISRDHHDVSGTDSPFRETSNVYDGSAFCADMAVQNFVGDAFRGATWVALHNGGGVGWGEVINGGFGLLLDGSEEAAKRASLMLSWDVSNGVARRCWSGNSNAYETIQRTMEENRQLRVTMPFHVQDERMLDRALQG, encoded by the exons ATGTCTTCTTTAAAGGAGATATGCAGTGGTTTACCCTTGGACCCTTTGCCTCTTAACCGGGGAAGAGACCCCAATGTGCCACATGCACCTATGCGGACCCCCAACCttacaggagaggaggagcgg TTGGCGCTGAGAAATGCACTGCGTTATTTCCCCCCCTCCCACCACGCAACACTTGCACCCGAATTTGCTCAAGAGCTGCGGCAGTACGGACACATCTACATGTACCGCTTCTGCCCCACGATACGCATGAG AGCTTACCCCATAGACCAGTACCCATGCCGCACATGTCAAGCAGCCTCCATAATGCTGATGATCATGAACAACCTGGATCCAgcagttgctcag TTCCCCCAGGAGCTCGTCACCTACGGAGGGAATGGGCAGGTGTTTAGTAACTGGGCCCAG TTTCGCCTGGTGATGCGTTACCTGAGTGAGATGACAGAGGAACAAACTCTGGTCATGTACAGCGGTCATCCCATGGGCCTGTTCCCCAGCCTGCCTTCCTCACCTCGCGCCATCATCACCAACGGCATG GTTATTCCAAATTACTCCTCCAAAGAGCAGTATGAAAAGATGTTTGCCCTTGGTGTGTCAAT GTACGGTCAAATGACATCAGGCAGCTACTGCTACATTGGACCTCAAGGGATTGTTCATGGCACTAtg CTGACTGTGCTGAATGCCGGACGGAGGTACCTGGGCTCTGATGACTTGAGGGGGCGTGTCTTTGTAACATCTGGCCTGGGGGGCATGAGTGGAGCTCAGGCTAAAGCTGCCGTCATTGCCGGTTGTGTTGGTGTGATTGCTGAG GTGGATGAGGTACCTCTTAAGAAGAGACATGAGCAGGGCTGGCTGATGGAAGTCACCAACAGCATAGAGCACTGCATTAAACGCATCag AGAGGCCAAGACCTCCAAGACTCCTCTCAGTCTGGGTTACCATGGCAATATTGTAGACTTGTG GGAGAGGCTGCTGTTGGAGTATGAGAGGACTGGGCAACTCCTGGTGGATTTGGGTTCAGACCAGACCTCCCTTCACAACCCATATAATGGAGGCTACTACCCAGTCCAGCTCAGCTTCTGCCAGGCGAATCAGCTCATGTCGGCTGATCCTAATCGTTTCCGAACCATGGTCCAAGAAAG CCTCCGAAGACACATTAAGGCCATCAACAAGCTGTCTGATGCTGGTATGTTCTTCTGGGACTATGGCAACGCATTTCTCCTGGAGGCCCAGAGAGCTG GAGCAGAGGTAGAAAAGGTTGGTGGAGGAGCAACAGAATTCCGTTACCCTTCTTATGTCCAGCACATTATGGG AGACATtttctctttgggttttggccCGTTTCGCTGGGTGTGCACATCTGGCGACCCCCAAGATCTTGCTGTAACAGACGACATTGCTGCTACTGTCCTGGAGGAAATTAGTGCTAATGTGACTGATCGCATCAGACAGCAGTACAACGACAACATCCGCTGGATCAGAGAGGctggaaaacacaaaatg GTTGTGGGATCCCAAGCCAGAATCCTCTACTCTGACCAGAGAGGAAGAGTCTGCATCGCTTTGGCTATCAACCGGGCTGTCGCTGATGGAAGAGTTTCA GCTCCTGTGGTTATCAGCAGAGACCATCATGATGTTAGTGGCACAGACAGCCCCTTCAGAGAAACCTCTAATGTGTATGATGGATCTGCCTTCTGTGCAG ACATGGCAGTCCAGAATTTTGTCGGTGATGCGTTCAGGGGCGCCACATGGGTAGCCCTGCACAACGGCGGTGGTGTTGGCTG GGGCGAGGTAATAAATGGAGGGTTTGGTTTGCTTCTGGACGGCTCAGAGGAGGCAGCAAAGCGCGCCAGTCTGATGCTCAGCTGGGACGTCTCCAATGGG GTGGCTCGTCGCTGCTGGTCTGGAAACTCCAATGCCTATGAGACCATCCAGCGCACCATGGAGGAGAACAGGCAGCTGCGTGTCACCATGCCCTTTCATGTACAGGATGAGCGCATGCTGGACCGTGCCCTGCAGGGATAA
- the uroc1 gene encoding urocanate hydratase isoform X2 produces the protein MRTPNLTGEEERLALRNALRYFPPSHHATLAPEFAQELRQYGHIYMYRFCPTIRMRAYPIDQYPCRTCQAASIMLMIMNNLDPAVAQFPQELVTYGGNGQVFSNWAQFRLVMRYLSEMTEEQTLVMYSGHPMGLFPSLPSSPRAIITNGMVIPNYSSKEQYEKMFALGVSMYGQMTSGSYCYIGPQGIVHGTMLTVLNAGRRYLGSDDLRGRVFVTSGLGGMSGAQAKAAVIAGCVGVIAEVDEVPLKKRHEQGWLMEVTNSIEHCIKRIREAKTSKTPLSLGYHGNIVDLWERLLLEYERTGQLLVDLGSDQTSLHNPYNGGYYPVQLSFCQANQLMSADPNRFRTMVQESLRRHIKAINKLSDAGMFFWDYGNAFLLEAQRAGAEVEKVGGGATEFRYPSYVQHIMGDIFSLGFGPFRWVCTSGDPQDLAVTDDIAATVLEEISANVTDRIRQQYNDNIRWIREAGKHKMVVGSQARILYSDQRGRVCIALAINRAVADGRVSAPVVISRDHHDVSGTDSPFRETSNVYDGSAFCADMAVQNFVGDAFRGATWVALHNGGGVGWGEVINGGFGLLLDGSEEAAKRASLMLSWDVSNGVARRCWSGNSNAYETIQRTMEENRQLRVTMPFHVQDERMLDRALQG, from the exons ATGCGGACCCCCAACCttacaggagaggaggagcgg TTGGCGCTGAGAAATGCACTGCGTTATTTCCCCCCCTCCCACCACGCAACACTTGCACCCGAATTTGCTCAAGAGCTGCGGCAGTACGGACACATCTACATGTACCGCTTCTGCCCCACGATACGCATGAG AGCTTACCCCATAGACCAGTACCCATGCCGCACATGTCAAGCAGCCTCCATAATGCTGATGATCATGAACAACCTGGATCCAgcagttgctcag TTCCCCCAGGAGCTCGTCACCTACGGAGGGAATGGGCAGGTGTTTAGTAACTGGGCCCAG TTTCGCCTGGTGATGCGTTACCTGAGTGAGATGACAGAGGAACAAACTCTGGTCATGTACAGCGGTCATCCCATGGGCCTGTTCCCCAGCCTGCCTTCCTCACCTCGCGCCATCATCACCAACGGCATG GTTATTCCAAATTACTCCTCCAAAGAGCAGTATGAAAAGATGTTTGCCCTTGGTGTGTCAAT GTACGGTCAAATGACATCAGGCAGCTACTGCTACATTGGACCTCAAGGGATTGTTCATGGCACTAtg CTGACTGTGCTGAATGCCGGACGGAGGTACCTGGGCTCTGATGACTTGAGGGGGCGTGTCTTTGTAACATCTGGCCTGGGGGGCATGAGTGGAGCTCAGGCTAAAGCTGCCGTCATTGCCGGTTGTGTTGGTGTGATTGCTGAG GTGGATGAGGTACCTCTTAAGAAGAGACATGAGCAGGGCTGGCTGATGGAAGTCACCAACAGCATAGAGCACTGCATTAAACGCATCag AGAGGCCAAGACCTCCAAGACTCCTCTCAGTCTGGGTTACCATGGCAATATTGTAGACTTGTG GGAGAGGCTGCTGTTGGAGTATGAGAGGACTGGGCAACTCCTGGTGGATTTGGGTTCAGACCAGACCTCCCTTCACAACCCATATAATGGAGGCTACTACCCAGTCCAGCTCAGCTTCTGCCAGGCGAATCAGCTCATGTCGGCTGATCCTAATCGTTTCCGAACCATGGTCCAAGAAAG CCTCCGAAGACACATTAAGGCCATCAACAAGCTGTCTGATGCTGGTATGTTCTTCTGGGACTATGGCAACGCATTTCTCCTGGAGGCCCAGAGAGCTG GAGCAGAGGTAGAAAAGGTTGGTGGAGGAGCAACAGAATTCCGTTACCCTTCTTATGTCCAGCACATTATGGG AGACATtttctctttgggttttggccCGTTTCGCTGGGTGTGCACATCTGGCGACCCCCAAGATCTTGCTGTAACAGACGACATTGCTGCTACTGTCCTGGAGGAAATTAGTGCTAATGTGACTGATCGCATCAGACAGCAGTACAACGACAACATCCGCTGGATCAGAGAGGctggaaaacacaaaatg GTTGTGGGATCCCAAGCCAGAATCCTCTACTCTGACCAGAGAGGAAGAGTCTGCATCGCTTTGGCTATCAACCGGGCTGTCGCTGATGGAAGAGTTTCA GCTCCTGTGGTTATCAGCAGAGACCATCATGATGTTAGTGGCACAGACAGCCCCTTCAGAGAAACCTCTAATGTGTATGATGGATCTGCCTTCTGTGCAG ACATGGCAGTCCAGAATTTTGTCGGTGATGCGTTCAGGGGCGCCACATGGGTAGCCCTGCACAACGGCGGTGGTGTTGGCTG GGGCGAGGTAATAAATGGAGGGTTTGGTTTGCTTCTGGACGGCTCAGAGGAGGCAGCAAAGCGCGCCAGTCTGATGCTCAGCTGGGACGTCTCCAATGGG GTGGCTCGTCGCTGCTGGTCTGGAAACTCCAATGCCTATGAGACCATCCAGCGCACCATGGAGGAGAACAGGCAGCTGCGTGTCACCATGCCCTTTCATGTACAGGATGAGCGCATGCTGGACCGTGCCCTGCAGGGATAA
- the sec61a1 gene encoding protein transport protein Sec61 subunit alpha-like 1 has translation MGIKFLEVIKPFCAVLPEIQKPERKIQFREKVLWTAITLFIFLVCCQIPLFGIMSSDSADPFYWMRVILASNRGTLMELGISPIVTSGLIMQLLAGAKIIEVGDTPKDRALFNGAQKLFGMIITIGQAIVYVMTGMYGDPSEMGAGICLLIIIQLFVAGMIVLLLDELLQKGYGLGSGISLFIATNICETIVWKAFSPTTVNTGRGTEFEGAIIALFHLLATRTDKVRALREAFYRQNLPNLMNLIATVFVFAVVIYFQGFRVDLPIKSARYRGQYNTYPIKLFYTSNIPIILQSALVSNLYVISQMLSTRFSGNFLVNLLGTWSDTSSGGPARAYPVGGLCYYLSPPESFGSVLDDPVHAVIYIVFMLGSCAFFSKTWIEVSGSSAKDVAKQLKEQQMVMRGHRETSMVHELNRYIPTAAAFGGLCIGGLSVMADFLGAIGSGTGILLAVTIIYQYFEIFVKEQSEVGSMGALLF, from the exons ATGGGCA TCAAATTCTTGGAGGTGATAAAGCCATTCTGTGCAGTGCTGCCAGAGATCCAAAAACCTGAAAGAAAG ATCCAGTTCAGAGAGAAGGTATTATGGACTGCCATCACTCTCTTCATCTTCCTGGTGTGTTGCCAG ATCCCCCTCTTTGGCATCATGTCGTCAGACTCTGCAGATCCATTCTACTGGATGAGAGTAATTCTGGCATCAAACAGAG GTACCCTGATGGAGCTGGGTATCTCGCCTATTGTCACCTCAGGCCTGATAATGCAGCTGCTTGCTGGAGCTAAGATCATTGAAGTTGGAGACACACCGAAGGACAGAGCCCTCTTCAATGGAGCTCAGAAAT tatttggAATGATCATCACCATCGGCCAGGCCATTGTATATGTGATGACCGGCATGTACGGAGATCCCTCAGAGATGGGTGCAGGAATCTGTTTGCTCATCATCATTCAG CTGTTTGTGGCTGGGATgattgtgctgctgctggatgagTTGCTCCAAAAGGGCTATGGCCTTGGTTCAGGGATCTCACTGTTCATTGCTACTAACATCTGTGAGACGATCGTCTGGAAGGCCTTCAGCCCCACGACTGTGAACACCGGAAGAG GTACAGAGTTTGAGGGAGCaatcattgcacttttccatcTGCTGGCCACTCGGACAGACAAAGTGCGTGCTTTGAGAGAGGCCTTCTACAGACAGAACCTGCCCAATCTCATGAACCTCATTGCCACAGTATTTGTCTTTGCTGTAGTGATATACTTTCAG GGATTCAGGGTTGATCTGCCCATCAAGTCGGCACGCTATCGTGGCCAATACAACACCTACCCCATCAAGCTCTTCTACACCTCCAACATCCCCATCATCCTGCAGTCTGCCTTGGTCTCCAACTTGTATGTTATCTCCCAGATGCTTTCCACACGCTTCAGTGGCAATTTTCTGGTTAACCTGCTCGGTACTTGGTCT GATACATCGTCAGGGGGTCCAGCCCGTGCCTACCCTGTGGGTGGACTCTGTTACTACCTCTCTCCCCCCGAGTCATTTGGCTCTGTTCTCGACGACCCAGTCCATGCAGTCATCTACATTGTCTTTATGCTCGGATCATGTGCCTTTTTCTCCAAAACCTGGATTGAAGTCTCTGGCTCCTCTGCGAAAGAT GTGGCGAAACAGCTGAAGGAGCAGCAGATGGTGATGAGGGGACACAGAGAAACGTCAATGGTCCATGAGCTGAACAG GTACATTCCTACTGCCGCTGCCTTTGGTGGACTGTGTATCGGTGGTTTATCAGTAATGGCTGACTTTCTCGGCGCCATTGGCTCTGGCACAGGTATCCTGCTGGCTGTCACCATCATCTATCAGTACTTTGAGATCTTTGTAAAAGAACAGAGTGAAGTAGGCAGCATGGGGGCCTTGCTCTTCTAG